A window of Leclercia adecarboxylata contains these coding sequences:
- a CDS encoding DMSO/selenate family reductase complex A subunit has protein sequence MSVSENNEDDLPSGVSRRSFLKAGSAAIALPFLTSGRAAASTAGADASVVDAAPAARVVQTCSTFDCGGKCDIRAHIADGVVTQITTRPDNALDPEMPVMRACVRGRSYRKFVYHPDRLKYPMKRVGKRGEGKFERITWDEATTLIADNIIRITQKYGPESRFVHNNTAVSGGTFSGDKMMRRLLNLTGGHLEYYHSVSMGNTAAATPYTYGAVATGNSLDTLQDTKLVILWGHNPTETIFGHTNHYFQQMKQNGTRFIVVDPRYSDTVSSLADEWVPLLPSTDNALMDAMMYVIISENLHDKAFIARYTLGFDEDAMPEGVPANESLVAYLMGKKDGVVKTPEWAEKITHVPAQTIRQLARDYATTKPAALIQGWGPQRHICGERTARGSTLLATITGNVGVKGGWAAGYGGIGNRKFATGPEMPDNPVKEKISIMNWVQAADDASKVTPEDGLTGATQLKSNIRMLFSLAGNYLANQNPDINQAVKVLEDESKIEFIVASDLYLTPSARYADLLLPETSFMERWNIGETWGTGSYLILSEKIVEPEFERRSDYDWQREVAAKLGIEAQFSQGRSEKEWIEHIWEQTRLSMPDEHLPTFSELQVKRQHLFKSKPHVAFEANIRDPENNPFPTPSGKIEIFSKRLYDMHNPDIPALSHYVPAHEGPEDALARQFPLQLITWKGKNRANSTQYANPWLQEVQVQKLWINPLDAEQRGIRQGDIVRIHNQRGICQVPAEVTVRIMPGVVAMQAGAWWQPDDNGVDLGGCPNVLSSARITPLAKGNAHQTMLVEVAKYDAAV, from the coding sequence ATGTCTGTATCTGAAAACAACGAAGATGACCTTCCATCAGGGGTGTCACGCAGGAGTTTCCTGAAGGCGGGTTCCGCCGCCATCGCCTTACCTTTTTTAACCTCGGGTCGCGCCGCTGCCTCCACCGCGGGGGCCGACGCATCCGTAGTGGATGCGGCGCCCGCCGCACGCGTCGTGCAGACCTGCAGCACCTTCGACTGCGGGGGAAAGTGTGATATCCGCGCGCATATTGCCGACGGCGTCGTCACGCAAATTACCACCCGGCCGGATAACGCGCTCGATCCGGAAATGCCGGTCATGCGGGCCTGCGTGCGCGGGCGCAGCTATCGCAAATTTGTTTACCATCCCGACCGCCTGAAATATCCCATGAAGCGGGTGGGTAAACGTGGCGAGGGTAAATTCGAACGCATAACCTGGGACGAGGCCACAACCCTTATTGCGGATAATATTATCCGCATTACCCAGAAATACGGTCCGGAGTCCCGCTTTGTGCATAATAATACCGCTGTAAGCGGCGGCACATTCTCCGGGGATAAAATGATGCGCCGCTTATTAAACCTGACCGGCGGGCATCTGGAATATTATCACTCCGTCAGTATGGGCAATACCGCGGCCGCCACGCCTTATACCTATGGCGCGGTTGCGACGGGTAATTCCCTCGATACGCTTCAGGATACAAAGCTGGTGATCCTCTGGGGCCATAACCCCACAGAGACCATTTTTGGCCACACCAACCACTATTTTCAGCAGATGAAGCAGAACGGCACGCGCTTTATTGTCGTCGATCCACGCTATTCCGATACCGTGTCGTCGCTGGCGGATGAGTGGGTGCCGCTGTTGCCGTCCACCGACAACGCGCTGATGGACGCCATGATGTACGTCATCATCAGCGAGAACCTGCACGATAAAGCCTTTATCGCGCGCTACACCCTGGGGTTCGATGAGGACGCCATGCCTGAAGGGGTGCCTGCCAACGAATCACTGGTGGCGTACCTGATGGGTAAAAAAGACGGTGTGGTGAAAACGCCGGAATGGGCAGAAAAAATCACCCACGTACCGGCCCAGACCATCCGCCAGCTCGCCCGGGATTACGCCACCACCAAACCCGCCGCCCTGATCCAGGGATGGGGTCCGCAGCGTCATATCTGCGGCGAGCGCACCGCGCGTGGCTCCACGCTGCTGGCGACCATCACCGGCAATGTCGGCGTGAAAGGCGGCTGGGCCGCAGGCTACGGCGGCATTGGCAACCGTAAATTCGCCACCGGGCCGGAGATGCCGGACAATCCGGTTAAAGAAAAAATCTCCATCATGAACTGGGTTCAGGCCGCCGATGACGCCAGCAAGGTGACGCCGGAAGATGGCCTGACGGGGGCAACGCAGCTTAAGAGCAATATCCGGATGCTGTTCTCGCTGGCGGGCAACTATCTTGCCAACCAGAACCCGGACATTAATCAGGCCGTGAAGGTGCTGGAGGACGAGTCAAAAATCGAGTTTATCGTCGCCAGCGATCTCTACCTGACACCCAGCGCCCGCTATGCGGATCTGCTGCTGCCGGAAACCAGCTTTATGGAGCGCTGGAATATCGGCGAAACCTGGGGCACCGGCAGCTATCTGATTTTGTCCGAGAAGATTGTTGAGCCTGAATTTGAACGCCGGTCAGACTACGACTGGCAGCGCGAGGTGGCGGCGAAGCTGGGTATCGAAGCGCAGTTTAGCCAGGGCCGCAGTGAGAAAGAGTGGATTGAACACATCTGGGAGCAGACGCGTCTCTCCATGCCGGATGAACATCTGCCCACCTTCAGCGAGCTTCAGGTTAAGCGTCAGCATCTGTTCAAAAGCAAACCGCACGTGGCGTTTGAAGCCAACATCCGCGATCCGGAGAATAACCCGTTCCCGACGCCATCGGGCAAAATTGAGATCTTCTCAAAGCGCCTGTATGACATGCACAACCCGGACATCCCTGCCCTGTCGCACTACGTTCCGGCCCACGAAGGCCCGGAGGATGCACTGGCCAGACAGTTCCCGCTTCAGCTTATCACCTGGAAAGGCAAAAACCGCGCGAACTCCACCCAGTATGCCAACCCCTGGTTACAGGAAGTGCAGGTTCAGAAGCTGTGGATCAACCCGCTGGACGCAGAGCAACGCGGCATTCGTCAGGGGGACATCGTCCGTATCCATAACCAGCGCGGCATCTGCCAGGTGCCGGCAGAAGTGACCGTGCGGATCATGCCGGGCGTCGTCGCCATGCAGGCCGGAGCCTGGTGGCAGCCGGACGACAACGGCGTCGATCTCGGCGGTTGTCCAAACGTTCTTAGCTCGGCGCGTATCACTCCGCTTGCTAAAGGTAATGCCCATCAAACCATGCTTGTGGAGGTCGCAAAGTATGACGCAGCAGTTTAA
- a CDS encoding DMSO/selenate family reductase complex B subunit, giving the protein MTQQFNDFPPVSDKQLGFFIDSSRCSGCKACQVACKDKNNLEVGRRFRRVYEVKGGGFIPTGQGGITQNVYAFTLSISCNHCADPICTKNCPTTAMHKRPGDGIVRVDTRKCVGCGYCAWSCPYGAPQMNEETGQMSKCDFCVDLQAKGEQPICVATCPLGAIKFGPIDELRARYGSVCDVQGLPDSSITHPNLVIKAHQGAEQEEQPHA; this is encoded by the coding sequence ATGACGCAGCAGTTTAATGATTTTCCGCCGGTCAGCGATAAACAGCTGGGGTTCTTCATCGACTCCTCCCGCTGTTCAGGCTGTAAAGCCTGCCAGGTGGCCTGCAAGGATAAAAACAATCTCGAGGTGGGCCGCCGCTTCCGCCGCGTTTACGAGGTGAAAGGCGGCGGGTTCATCCCTACCGGTCAGGGCGGCATAACGCAGAACGTGTATGCCTTTACCCTGTCGATCTCCTGCAACCACTGCGCAGACCCGATCTGCACCAAAAACTGCCCGACCACGGCCATGCACAAGCGCCCTGGGGACGGTATCGTGCGGGTCGATACCCGCAAGTGTGTCGGGTGCGGGTACTGCGCCTGGTCATGTCCTTATGGCGCGCCACAGATGAATGAAGAGACAGGGCAGATGTCAAAATGCGATTTTTGCGTCGACCTGCAGGCCAAAGGCGAACAGCCCATTTGCGTTGCCACCTGCCCGCTGGGGGCGATTAAGTTTGGGCCTATCGACGAGCTGCGCGCCCGCTACGGCAGCGTATGCGACGTGCAGGGCTTGCCGGACTCATCCATCACTCACCCTAATCTGGTGATCAAAGCGCACCAGGGCGCCGAGCAAGAGGAGCAACCGCATGCATGA
- a CDS encoding energy transducer TonB, producing MKRFTQVVCTAWLLAGCASGGSVGIGGIGIGGGGGNGGVGVGLSFPVGGSTSTVDNGQADCDGDVYRVQPRYPEQAAAQKYSGRVTVSFNVKLNGRATDYEAAGDKPFFDETKRAVLRSCWPAGVHQNLVVSYQNGTTATWIENALSAKP from the coding sequence ATGAAACGATTTACGCAGGTAGTTTGCACAGCATGGCTTTTGGCCGGTTGTGCATCGGGTGGCAGCGTGGGCATTGGCGGCATAGGGATCGGCGGCGGCGGGGGCAATGGCGGGGTGGGCGTCGGGCTCTCCTTCCCGGTGGGCGGCAGTACATCGACCGTGGATAATGGACAGGCGGACTGCGACGGCGATGTCTACCGGGTGCAGCCGCGCTATCCTGAGCAGGCTGCGGCGCAGAAATATTCCGGCCGGGTGACGGTGTCATTTAACGTCAAGCTGAACGGCAGGGCGACGGACTACGAAGCGGCGGGGGATAAACCCTTCTTCGATGAGACCAAACGCGCGGTGTTACGCAGCTGCTGGCCTGCCGGGGTCCATCAGAACCTGGTGGTCAGTTACCAGAACGGCACGACGGCGACCTGGATCGAAAACGCCCTCTCTGCCAAACCCTGA
- a CDS encoding 4Fe-4S binding protein translates to MALFRLNAKPPAPPGVGASCLRNTFARHTCRVCADACPVGAIALSAAGQTIDEERCLRCGNCLFPCPVDAPENLHPAQRNYQAGRLVAPFSACVSADELLMWHYQYAIRGVELEGADHPVWVRAIAEVNLLLRERGEPEWQIFPPTPRAVNPLRRHWLRIPEENVQSAQVAAGRRARRQLMSPLSEYQLSLTLSRCVACGACARACPENALQLTGTALEWEPARCTGCNSCTLVCFTDAIRIAPQAAVSPGQRFTFTAKTCRSCQHRFYTFSPEADRCHICQRHAHAMREA, encoded by the coding sequence ATGGCTCTCTTTCGCCTCAACGCTAAGCCCCCTGCGCCACCCGGCGTGGGGGCTTCTTGTCTGCGTAACACCTTTGCGCGCCACACCTGCCGCGTCTGCGCCGATGCCTGTCCGGTGGGGGCGATAGCGCTTTCCGCCGCCGGGCAGACCATCGATGAAGAGCGCTGTCTGCGCTGCGGTAACTGTCTTTTTCCCTGTCCGGTCGATGCGCCGGAAAATCTGCATCCTGCGCAGCGAAACTACCAGGCCGGTCGACTGGTGGCGCCGTTTTCAGCCTGCGTCTCAGCCGATGAACTCCTGATGTGGCATTACCAGTACGCTATCCGCGGCGTGGAACTGGAAGGCGCCGATCATCCGGTGTGGGTGCGGGCCATTGCCGAAGTCAACCTCCTCCTGCGGGAACGCGGTGAGCCTGAGTGGCAGATTTTTCCGCCGACACCCCGCGCCGTTAACCCGTTACGCCGCCACTGGTTACGCATCCCCGAAGAGAACGTGCAATCGGCACAGGTCGCCGCCGGTCGTCGTGCCCGCAGGCAGCTCATGTCGCCCCTTAGCGAGTATCAGCTCTCCCTCACCCTCTCCCGCTGCGTGGCATGCGGGGCCTGCGCCAGAGCCTGCCCCGAAAACGCGCTGCAGCTCACCGGGACGGCGCTGGAGTGGGAACCTGCCCGCTGCACGGGCTGCAACAGCTGTACCCTGGTCTGCTTTACGGATGCGATCCGCATAGCGCCCCAGGCAGCGGTCAGCCCGGGACAACGCTTTACCTTTACAGCAAAAACCTGCCGCAGCTGCCAACACCGGTTCTATACGTTTTCCCCTGAGGCAGATCGCTGCCACATCTGCCAGCGCCACGCGCACGCGATGCGGGAAGCCTGA
- a CDS encoding methyl-accepting chemotaxis protein, with protein MDKTTTVRAQHKLGFLHHIRLLPLFSSILGGIILLFALSAGLAGYFLLQADKDQQDVTAEIQVRTGLSNSSNHLRTARINMIHAGAASRIAEMEAMKKNIAEAEERIKKSQEGFAAYMSRNVRTPADEALDGELKTNYQAYIDGMQPMLKYAKNGMFEAIINHENESARPLDDAYNEVLLKAIKIRTDRANMLTGQAHTRTQLGLMFMVGAFGLALVLTVITFIVLRRTVINPLQRAANRIAHIAKGDLTLAEDLTGRSEIGRLTHDLQTMQRSLVNTVGTVRQGAEEIYRGTSEISAGNTDLSSRTEEQAAAIEQTAASMEQLTATVKQNADNAHHASKLAEDASGKASRGGQMVSGVVKTMGNISSSSKKISEITAVINSIAFQTNILALNAAVEAARAGEQGRGFAVVASEVRTLASRSANAAKEIEGLISESVSLIDQGSGEVVAAGNTMSEIVEAVKRVTDIMLEIAAASDEQSRGIVQVSQAISEMDKVTQQNASLVEEASAAAASLEDQAARLTEAVGTFRLQGMNPARSSVQATPTAPAAPLRPAVADGDNWETF; from the coding sequence ATGGACAAAACAACAACAGTTCGGGCGCAACATAAGCTGGGCTTCTTGCACCACATCAGGCTGCTCCCGCTTTTCTCCTCGATTCTGGGGGGTATCATTTTGCTGTTTGCCCTGAGCGCCGGGCTGGCAGGCTATTTTTTACTGCAGGCAGATAAAGATCAGCAGGATGTGACGGCTGAAATTCAGGTGCGCACCGGGTTATCTAACAGCTCGAACCACTTGCGCACGGCCCGTATCAACATGATCCACGCCGGTGCGGCCAGCCGTATCGCCGAAATGGAGGCGATGAAAAAGAACATAGCCGAAGCAGAAGAGCGGATTAAAAAGTCCCAGGAGGGCTTTGCCGCCTACATGAGCCGTAACGTTCGCACCCCGGCGGATGAAGCCCTGGATGGCGAGCTGAAGACAAACTATCAGGCCTACATAGATGGCATGCAGCCGATGCTGAAATATGCCAAAAACGGCATGTTCGAAGCCATCATCAACCATGAAAATGAATCGGCGCGTCCGCTGGATGACGCCTATAACGAGGTGCTGCTGAAGGCGATCAAGATCCGTACCGATCGCGCCAATATGCTCACCGGGCAGGCCCACACCCGTACCCAGCTGGGGCTGATGTTTATGGTCGGCGCCTTCGGTCTGGCACTGGTGCTGACGGTAATCACCTTCATCGTGCTGCGCCGCACGGTGATTAACCCACTGCAACGCGCCGCGAACCGTATTGCGCACATCGCGAAGGGCGACCTGACCCTGGCCGAAGACCTGACCGGACGCAGCGAAATTGGCCGTCTGACCCACGACCTGCAAACCATGCAGCGTTCGCTGGTGAATACCGTGGGCACGGTACGCCAGGGGGCGGAAGAGATCTATCGCGGCACCAGTGAAATCTCTGCCGGTAACACCGACCTCTCATCGCGCACCGAAGAGCAGGCCGCGGCCATTGAACAGACCGCCGCCAGTATGGAACAGCTGACCGCCACCGTGAAGCAGAACGCCGATAACGCCCACCATGCCAGCAAACTGGCGGAAGACGCTTCCGGCAAAGCCAGCCGCGGCGGCCAGATGGTTTCCGGGGTGGTGAAAACCATGGGCAACATCTCCAGCAGCTCGAAGAAAATCTCTGAGATCACCGCCGTCATCAACAGCATCGCCTTCCAGACCAACATCCTGGCGCTGAACGCCGCGGTGGAAGCCGCCCGTGCCGGTGAGCAGGGACGCGGGTTTGCCGTGGTCGCCAGCGAAGTTCGTACCCTGGCGAGCCGCAGCGCCAACGCCGCGAAAGAGATTGAAGGGCTGATCAGCGAGTCGGTCTCGCTTATCGACCAGGGCTCTGGGGAAGTGGTTGCCGCAGGCAACACCATGAGCGAGATCGTGGAAGCGGTTAAACGCGTCACCGATATCATGCTGGAGATTGCTGCCGCTTCTGACGAGCAGAGCCGTGGCATTGTGCAGGTCAGCCAGGCTATCTCTGAGATGGATAAAGTGACCCAGCAGAACGCCTCGCTGGTGGAAGAGGCCTCTGCGGCCGCGGCCTCGCTGGAAGATCAGGCCGCGCGTCTGACCGAAGCGGTAGGTACCTTCCGCCTGCAGGGGATGAACCCGGCCCGCAGCAGCGTTCAGGCCACGCCAACAGCGCCAGCCGCACCGCTGCGCCCGGCCGTTGCCGATGGCGATAACTGGGAAACCTTCTGA
- a CDS encoding glucose/quinate/shikimate family membrane-bound PQQ-dependent dehydrogenase yields MAIGNSLRGFPRFLQWLLVGLMALIGLAVGGLGFKLVTVGGSWYFLIMGVVMLVAAFLIARGRPGGIMLYAVAFIASLVWAVSDAGWDFWPLFSRLFTFAVLAFLSALVWPFLRGVDRPVNKAPAFGVAAVLAIAMLVSFGWMFKPQTLVSASEPVPVKPVTEGEQQKNWAHWGNTTHGDRFAALDQINKQNVSDLKVAWVAHTGDIPQSNGSGAEDQNTPLQIGDTLFVCTPYSKVLALDVDSGKEKWRYDSRATAPNWQRCRGLGYFEDTTNVTTSHTETQPAACARRLFLPTTDARLIALNADNGKVCEDFGDHGVVDLSVGMGEVKPGYYQQTSTPLVAGNVVVVGGRVADNFSTDEPPGVVRAYDVHSGKLAWAWDPGNPNITGLPPEGQTYTRGTPNVWSAMSYDAKLNLIYLPTGNATPDFWAGQRTELDDKYSSSIVAVDATTGQVRWHFQTTHHDLWDFDLPSQPLLYDLPDGKGGSTPVLVQTSKQGMIFMLNRETGQPVAKVEERPVPAGNVEGERYSPTQPYSVGMPMIGNQTLTESDMWGATPVDLLLCRIQFKEMRHQGVFTPPGLDRSLQFPGSLGGMNWGSVSVDPNNSLMFVNDMRLGLANYMVPRANVAKNASGIEMGIVPMDGTPFGAMRERFLSPLGIPCQKPPFGTMSAVDLKSGKLVWQVPVGTVEDTGPLGIRMHMPIPIGMPTLGASLSTQSGLLFFAGTQDFYLRAFDTANGKEIWKDRLPVGSQSGPMTYVSPKTGKQYIIINAGGARQSPDRGDYIIAYALPDKK; encoded by the coding sequence ATGGCTATAGGTAATTCGCTACGTGGGTTCCCCCGGTTCCTGCAGTGGCTGCTGGTTGGTCTGATGGCACTCATCGGGCTGGCCGTCGGTGGGCTGGGCTTTAAGCTCGTTACCGTCGGGGGAAGCTGGTACTTCCTGATCATGGGCGTAGTGATGCTGGTCGCCGCGTTCCTTATCGCGCGCGGGCGCCCGGGCGGCATCATGCTGTATGCGGTGGCGTTTATCGCCTCGCTCGTCTGGGCTGTGAGCGATGCAGGCTGGGATTTCTGGCCGCTGTTCTCGCGCCTGTTCACCTTCGCGGTGCTGGCGTTCCTTTCCGCCCTCGTCTGGCCGTTCCTGCGCGGTGTGGATCGCCCGGTCAACAAAGCCCCGGCCTTTGGCGTTGCCGCCGTGCTGGCGATCGCGATGCTGGTGAGCTTCGGCTGGATGTTTAAGCCGCAGACCCTGGTCAGCGCCAGCGAGCCGGTGCCGGTTAAACCGGTGACGGAAGGTGAGCAACAGAAGAACTGGGCGCACTGGGGTAACACCACCCACGGCGACCGCTTCGCAGCGCTGGATCAGATTAACAAGCAGAACGTCAGCGATCTGAAAGTGGCCTGGGTTGCCCACACCGGCGACATCCCGCAGAGCAACGGCTCCGGCGCGGAAGATCAGAACACCCCATTGCAGATTGGCGATACGCTCTTCGTCTGTACGCCGTACAGCAAGGTGCTGGCGCTGGACGTCGACTCCGGCAAAGAGAAGTGGCGCTATGATTCCAGAGCCACGGCGCCAAACTGGCAGCGCTGCCGTGGTCTGGGCTATTTTGAAGACACCACAAACGTGACAACGTCACATACAGAGACGCAGCCTGCCGCCTGCGCGCGCCGTCTGTTCCTGCCCACCACCGATGCCCGCCTGATTGCCCTTAACGCCGACAACGGCAAGGTTTGCGAAGATTTTGGCGACCACGGCGTGGTTGACCTCAGCGTCGGCATGGGTGAAGTGAAGCCAGGCTACTATCAGCAAACCTCCACCCCGCTGGTGGCGGGCAACGTGGTGGTTGTGGGCGGACGCGTCGCGGATAACTTCTCTACCGACGAGCCACCGGGGGTGGTGCGCGCCTATGACGTGCACAGCGGTAAGCTGGCCTGGGCCTGGGATCCAGGCAACCCGAACATCACCGGCCTGCCGCCGGAAGGCCAGACCTACACCCGCGGGACGCCAAACGTCTGGTCAGCCATGTCCTATGACGCGAAGCTGAACCTGATTTACCTCCCAACCGGTAACGCCACCCCGGATTTCTGGGCCGGTCAGCGTACCGAACTGGATGACAAATACAGCTCCTCCATTGTGGCGGTGGATGCCACAACCGGTCAGGTGCGCTGGCATTTCCAGACCACCCACCACGACCTGTGGGACTTTGACCTCCCATCGCAGCCGCTGCTGTACGATCTGCCGGACGGTAAAGGCGGCTCCACGCCGGTGCTGGTGCAGACCAGCAAGCAGGGCATGATCTTTATGCTCAACCGCGAAACCGGCCAGCCGGTTGCGAAGGTGGAAGAGCGTCCGGTGCCTGCCGGTAACGTCGAAGGCGAGCGGTATTCCCCTACCCAGCCGTACTCCGTCGGCATGCCGATGATCGGCAACCAGACCCTGACCGAATCGGACATGTGGGGCGCAACCCCGGTTGACCTGCTGCTGTGCCGCATCCAGTTTAAAGAGATGCGTCACCAGGGCGTCTTTACCCCGCCGGGTCTGGATCGCTCCCTGCAGTTCCCGGGCTCCCTTGGCGGCATGAACTGGGGCAGCGTGTCGGTTGACCCGAACAACAGCCTGATGTTTGTCAACGATATGCGTCTGGGGCTGGCGAACTACATGGTGCCGCGCGCGAATGTTGCCAAAAACGCCAGCGGGATCGAGATGGGAATTGTGCCGATGGACGGCACGCCGTTTGGCGCCATGCGCGAACGTTTCCTGTCACCGCTGGGCATTCCGTGCCAGAAACCGCCGTTCGGCACCATGTCTGCGGTGGATCTGAAGTCCGGCAAACTGGTGTGGCAGGTGCCGGTGGGTACCGTGGAAGATACCGGTCCGCTGGGGATCCGCATGCACATGCCCATCCCGATCGGCATGCCGACCCTGGGCGCATCGCTCTCCACCCAGTCCGGCCTGCTGTTCTTCGCCGGTACGCAGGATTTCTACCTGCGCGCGTTTGATACCGCCAACGGGAAAGAGATCTGGAAGGACCGTCTGCCGGTGGGCAGCCAGTCCGGCCCGATGACCTACGTGTCGCCGAAAACCGGCAAGCAGTACATCATCATCAACGCCGGTGGTGCGCGCCAATCTCCGGATCGCGGGGATTACATCATCGCCTACGCGTTGCCCGATAAGAAGTAA
- a CDS encoding dimethyl sulfoxide reductase anchor subunit family protein: MHELPLLIFTLLVQGSVGITLFLTLAAGAAKSVPQASRQLLPALLTACVMGGLGLIASTLHLGYPLNAFNALRHVASSWLSREIVFASFYLAVLGLCTLILMVKKTLVSVLLPVAALLGLIDVWCMSAIYANSSIITWMHFNTWLMFYGAVGILGAVAMAWLPVLNTGSVMKTRRTLMRLAVVLVVGIVAVRLLAQPAYMDYLANAPLKNVVTLPHQPLAAFARLDGLRLFSWIVSVVGAVLFAVSGWRNRRAGLLAGGALLVLAEIAFRFVFFSIS, from the coding sequence ATGCATGAGTTGCCGTTACTGATCTTTACCCTGCTGGTACAGGGTTCCGTCGGCATCACGCTGTTCCTGACCCTGGCTGCGGGCGCGGCGAAATCCGTGCCGCAGGCGTCGCGCCAGCTTTTGCCTGCCTTGCTGACCGCCTGCGTGATGGGCGGGCTGGGGTTGATCGCCTCCACCCTGCATCTGGGCTATCCGCTGAACGCCTTCAACGCGCTGCGCCACGTCGCGAGCTCATGGTTAAGCCGTGAAATCGTCTTTGCCAGTTTCTATCTGGCGGTGCTGGGGCTCTGTACGTTGATCCTGATGGTGAAGAAGACGCTGGTCAGCGTCCTGCTTCCTGTTGCCGCGCTGCTGGGGTTGATTGACGTCTGGTGCATGAGCGCCATCTATGCCAACAGTTCCATTATCACCTGGATGCATTTCAATACCTGGCTGATGTTCTATGGTGCGGTGGGCATTCTCGGTGCGGTGGCGATGGCCTGGCTGCCTGTCCTGAACACCGGTTCGGTGATGAAAACCCGCCGTACCCTGATGCGCCTGGCCGTTGTGTTGGTGGTGGGCATTGTCGCGGTCCGTCTGCTGGCCCAGCCTGCGTATATGGATTATCTGGCGAACGCGCCGCTTAAAAATGTGGTGACTCTGCCGCATCAGCCGCTGGCGGCATTTGCCCGTCTTGATGGGCTGCGCCTGTTCAGCTGGATCGTCTCTGTCGTCGGGGCGGTGCTCTTTGCCGTGAGCGGCTGGCGCAACCGCAGAGCGGGGCTGCTGGCCGGCGGTGCGCTGCTGGTGCTGGCGGAGATCGCGTTCCGCTTTGTCTTCTTTAGCATCAGCTAA
- a CDS encoding LysR substrate-binding domain-containing protein, which translates to MEKNGLFSQRIRLRHLHTFVAVAQQGTLGRAAETLNLSQPALSKTLNELEQLTGTRLFERGRLGAQLTLVGEQFLTHAVKVLDALNTAGQSLTRRNDTPGDVVRIGALPTAALGILPAVIGQFHKQQRNITLQVATMNNTMLLAGLKSGELDLGMGRMSDPELMSGLNYELLFLESLKLVVRPRHPILNDTVTLSRVMEWPVVVSPKGTVPRQTAETLLETQGCKLPSGCIETLSASLSRQLTVDYDYVWFVPSGAVKEDLRQGTLVALPVTTPGPGEPIGVLTRVDVPLSAATQTLLSAIRKSMPV; encoded by the coding sequence ATGGAAAAAAATGGTCTGTTTTCTCAGCGCATCCGTTTGCGCCATTTGCACACTTTTGTAGCCGTCGCACAGCAGGGTACGCTTGGGCGCGCGGCTGAAACCTTAAACCTGAGCCAGCCTGCACTTTCAAAAACGCTGAACGAGCTTGAGCAGCTTACCGGTACACGGCTGTTTGAGCGCGGACGTCTGGGGGCGCAGCTCACCCTCGTGGGCGAGCAGTTCCTGACCCATGCGGTCAAAGTCCTTGATGCCCTGAATACGGCGGGCCAGTCCCTGACCCGGCGCAACGATACACCGGGCGATGTGGTGCGGATTGGTGCCCTGCCAACCGCGGCGCTGGGTATTCTGCCGGCGGTGATCGGCCAGTTCCATAAGCAGCAGCGCAACATTACGTTGCAGGTTGCCACCATGAATAACACCATGCTGCTGGCGGGGCTGAAATCCGGCGAGCTGGATCTGGGCATGGGCAGAATGTCCGATCCGGAGCTGATGAGCGGCCTGAACTATGAGCTGCTGTTCCTGGAATCCCTGAAGCTGGTGGTGCGTCCGCGCCACCCGATCCTTAACGATACCGTCACCCTTAGCCGGGTGATGGAGTGGCCGGTGGTGGTATCCCCGAAAGGCACCGTACCGCGCCAGACGGCGGAAACCCTGCTCGAGACACAGGGCTGCAAGCTGCCCTCAGGCTGTATCGAAACGCTTTCGGCCTCGCTGTCGCGCCAGCTGACGGTGGATTATGACTACGTCTGGTTTGTCCCATCCGGTGCGGTGAAAGAGGATCTGCGCCAGGGCACGCTGGTGGCACTGCCGGTCACCACTCCTGGTCCGGGCGAACCGATTGGGGTATTAACCCGCGTTGACGTCCCGCTCTCCGCCGCCACCCAGACGCTGCTGAGCGCGATACGTAAATCCATGCCGGTGTAA